ATAGCACTTTGTGAGAGGGCGGGAGTGAGCACAATTTTTGCCCCAAATGTAGATGATATGTATGATGATGATGAGGTAGGATTGTTTGCACCAAAGAAAATGGGATATATTTTGGAGGGCTTTGATAGACCGACACATTTTGCAGGTGTGCTTCAAGTGGTACTTAAACTTTTTTGTTTGATTAAGCCTCATTGTGCGTATTTTGGACAAAAGGACGCACAACAAGTGCTTATTTTGCAAAAAATGGTGTGTGATTTGTTTTTGGATATTGAGATTGTGCCTTGTCCAATACAAAGAGATAGTGATGGTTTGGCTTTGAGTTCGCGTAATGTCTATTTAAGCGTGAGTGAGAGGCAAAAGGCTTTGTGTATCCCGCGCACGATTATGCTTATAAAAAAGAGCATTCTTCAAGGAGAGAGAGAAGTTGCCACACTTAGAGCAATGGCTTTACAATCTTTGCAGAGTGAGGATATTACGCTTTTTTATGCACAATTTTGCAATCATAAGCTTGAGCCCATCACACATATTGTGGAGAATGAAAGCATATTTTTGATTGCTGCAAAGGTGGGGCAAACGCGTTTGCTTGATAATTTATGGATTTAAGGGGAGGAAATGAAAGTTAAGAATCTGTTTTTGCTCGCACTCTTTTAT
This DNA window, taken from Helicobacter sp. MIT 21-1697, encodes the following:
- the panC gene encoding pantoate--beta-alanine ligase; this translates as MKIIQSICEMKDYRAGITNDKRVGFVATMGALHQGHLSLIQASIAANDYTIVSIFVNPTQFGANEDFGAYPRTLEADIALCERAGVSTIFAPNVDDMYDDDEVGLFAPKKMGYILEGFDRPTHFAGVLQVVLKLFCLIKPHCAYFGQKDAQQVLILQKMVCDLFLDIEIVPCPIQRDSDGLALSSRNVYLSVSERQKALCIPRTIMLIKKSILQGEREVATLRAMALQSLQSEDITLFYAQFCNHKLEPITHIVENESIFLIAAKVGQTRLLDNLWI